In a single window of the Nocardioides sp. L-11A genome:
- a CDS encoding MlaD family protein, translating to MTHPATKARDARILRLGVITLVLMALVSAATFNLGKFPGFRGTSYYAEFSDASGIRKGNIVQVGGIRVGRVTAIALAGDRVKVRFEVDGDVDFGKESSASIEVLNLLGEKFLDLQPAGKGQLAAGGTIPVERTQAAYDIVGVFGDLTTTTEEIDTDQLAQALDTVADTLDESAPEIQASFDGISRLSRSIASRDAEIQTLFESSKEVTQVLADRSEDIVELMKNSDLVFQELTKRKDAVHALLVNARALAQELRGVVEDNQEQIGPALQEVDGLVSFLVSKKDKLKATLAALGPYVSILSNIIGTGPWFDAYAANLLALPTGEFVPGFDG from the coding sequence ATGACCCATCCCGCGACCAAGGCCCGTGACGCCCGCATCCTGCGACTGGGCGTGATCACCCTCGTGCTCATGGCGCTCGTCTCGGCCGCCACCTTCAACCTCGGCAAGTTTCCCGGCTTCCGCGGCACCAGCTACTACGCCGAGTTCAGCGACGCCAGCGGCATCCGGAAGGGCAATATCGTCCAGGTCGGCGGCATCCGGGTCGGCCGGGTCACGGCCATCGCCCTCGCCGGAGACCGGGTGAAGGTGCGCTTCGAGGTCGACGGCGACGTCGACTTCGGCAAGGAGAGCAGCGCGTCGATCGAGGTGCTCAACCTGCTCGGTGAGAAGTTCCTCGACCTCCAGCCGGCCGGCAAGGGCCAGCTGGCGGCGGGCGGGACCATCCCGGTCGAGCGCACCCAGGCGGCGTACGACATCGTCGGCGTGTTCGGTGACCTGACCACGACGACCGAGGAGATCGACACCGACCAGCTCGCGCAGGCCCTCGACACCGTGGCCGACACGCTCGACGAGTCCGCGCCCGAGATCCAGGCGTCCTTCGACGGCATCTCCCGGCTCTCACGGAGCATCGCGTCGCGCGACGCCGAGATCCAGACCCTCTTCGAGAGCTCGAAGGAGGTCACCCAGGTCCTCGCCGACCGCAGCGAGGACATCGTGGAGCTGATGAAGAACAGCGACCTGGTCTTCCAGGAGCTGACGAAGCGCAAGGACGCGGTCCACGCGCTGCTGGTCAACGCCCGCGCCCTCGCCCAGGAGCTGCGCGGCGTGGTCGAGGACAACCAGGAGCAGATCGGTCCGGCGCTCCAGGAGGTCGACGGGCTCGTCTCGTTCCTGGTGTCGAAGAAGGACAAGCTCAAGGCTACCCTCGCCGCGCTCGGCCCCTATGTGTCCATCCTCAGCAACATCATCGGCACGGGGCCGTGGTTCGACGCGTACGCCGCGAACCTGCTGGCCCTGCCCACCGGTGAGTTCGTCCCCGGGTTCGACGGGTGA
- a CDS encoding MCE family protein: protein MSGRNQRNAVTVAAAVKLGVFTVVSVFVTGLLAVIMGNIGFGERNEYQAIFTNATMLEKGDDVRVAGVNVGEVKKVEHYRRSMAKVSFKVDAGVTLTTASRANIRFLNLVGDRYMSLEQGTGADAADPLVDGATIPVGNTEPALDLTVLFDGFKPLFAALTPDQVNELSMNLVQVLQGEGGTVRSLLDHTASLTTTLADRDQLIGEVVTNLTQTLKTVDDRHEQLSTLIVELKDWMTDLAKDRDTIGSSLDNISELTVAVADLLRRGRPLLKEDIAALRELSKLLNQKENRANLAELLDRMPETMTDQTRTGTYGSWYQYYVCGVSASIRLPLIGDLPIIKEIQKFITDFSFKSTAPRCQDR from the coding sequence ATGAGCGGCCGCAACCAGCGCAACGCGGTCACCGTCGCCGCGGCGGTCAAGCTCGGCGTGTTCACGGTGGTCTCGGTGTTCGTGACCGGCCTGCTCGCGGTGATCATGGGCAATATCGGCTTCGGCGAGCGCAACGAGTACCAGGCGATCTTCACCAACGCGACGATGCTGGAGAAGGGCGACGACGTACGGGTCGCCGGCGTCAACGTCGGCGAGGTCAAGAAGGTCGAGCACTACCGGCGCTCGATGGCCAAGGTGAGCTTCAAGGTCGACGCCGGGGTGACGCTGACGACCGCCTCCCGGGCCAACATCCGCTTCCTCAACCTCGTCGGCGACCGCTACATGAGCCTCGAGCAGGGGACCGGCGCCGACGCGGCGGACCCGCTCGTCGACGGTGCCACGATCCCGGTCGGCAACACCGAGCCTGCGCTCGATCTGACCGTCCTCTTCGACGGCTTCAAGCCGTTGTTCGCCGCGCTCACCCCCGACCAGGTCAACGAGCTGAGCATGAACCTCGTCCAGGTGCTCCAGGGCGAGGGCGGCACGGTGCGCAGCCTCCTCGACCACACCGCGTCGCTCACCACGACCCTGGCCGACCGTGACCAGCTGATCGGGGAGGTCGTCACGAACCTCACCCAGACCCTTAAGACCGTCGACGACCGCCACGAGCAGCTGAGCACGCTGATCGTGGAGCTCAAGGATTGGATGACCGATCTCGCGAAGGACCGCGACACGATCGGATCCTCCCTCGACAACATCTCCGAGCTCACCGTGGCGGTCGCCGACCTGCTCCGCCGGGGCCGGCCGCTGCTCAAGGAGGACATCGCCGCCCTCCGCGAGCTCTCCAAGCTGCTCAACCAGAAGGAGAACCGGGCCAACCTCGCCGAGCTGCTCGACCGGATGCCGGAGACGATGACCGACCAGACCCGGACCGGCACCTACGGCTCCTGGTACCAGTACTACGTCTGCGGCGTCTCGGCGAGCATCCGGCTCCCGCTGATCGGCGACCTGCCGATCATCAAGGAGATCCAGAAGTTCATCACCGACTTCTCCTTCAAGTCCACGGCCCCGAGGTGTCAGGACCGATGA